A single region of the Oryzias latipes chromosome 21, ASM223467v1 genome encodes:
- the hnrnpa3 gene encoding heterogeneous nuclear ribonucleoprotein A3 isoform X1 — protein sequence MAVEVKKENIPNRDAKEPEQLRKLFIGGLSFETTEESLRAHFEQWGSLTDCVVMRDPNSKRSRGFGFVTYSNVTEVDDAMKARPHKVDGRVVEPKRAVSREDSNKPGAHLTVKKIFVGGIKEDTEEYHIREYFEKYGKIECIDIMEERSTGKKRGFCFVTFDDHDTVDKIVAQKYHIINFHNCEVRKALSKQEMNTISSNRGRSGGSGNFMGRGGGNFGGSGNFGRGGYGGGRGGYADDFDNGPGGNYGGGPGYRGGGGGGYGGGGPGYGNQGGGFGGNCDGGYGGNSGGYGGGGNYNDFGNYGGQQSNYGPMKGGNFGGRNSGGPYSGGYGSGSGGGGGGGGYGSRRY from the exons ATGGCTGTCGAAGTTAAAAAAGAGAACATCCCG AACCGCGATGCAAAGGAACCAGAGCAGCTCAGAAAACTCTTTATTGGAGGACTGAGTTTTGAAACGACAGAGGAGAGTCTACGGGCACATTTTGAGCAATGGGGGAGCCTCACAGACTGTGTG GTAATGAGGGATCCCAACAGCAAGCGGTCGAggggttttggttttgtcacaTATTCAAATGTGACCGAAGTAGACGATGCCATGAAAGCAAGACCACATAAAGTAGATGGTCGTGTTGTTGAACCCAAGAGGGCTGTGTCCAGAGAG GACTCAAACAAACCAGGTGCACATCTGACCGTTAAGAAAATCTTTGTCGGTGGGATCAAGGAGGACACAGAGGAATATCACATTCGGGAATATTTTGAGAAATACGGGAAGATTGAATGCATTGATATAATGGAAGAGCGCTCTACAGGGAAGAAGAGAGGATTCTGCTTCGTCACCTTCGATGACCATGACACTGTGGACAAGATTGTTG ccCAAAAATATCATATAATCAACTTCCATAACTGTGAAGTCAGAAAAGCTCtgtcaaaacaggaaatgaataCTATATCCAGTAACCGAG GCAGGAGTGGAGGATCAGGAAACTTCATGGGTAGAGGAGGTGGGAACTTTGGAGGCAGTGGAAACTTTGGACGAG GTGGTTATGGTGGAGGACGTGGTGGCTATGCGGATGACTTTGACAATG GTCCAGGAGGAAACTATGGCGGGGGGCCGGGCTACAGAGGAGGTGGAGGCGGCGGCTATGGGGGAGGTGGTCCAGGATATGGCAACCAGGGTGGAGGATTTGGTGGCAACTGTGACGGAGGTTATGGAGGCAATAGTGGAG GTTATGGAGGTGGTGGAAATTACAATGACTTTGGAAATTATGGGGGGCAGCAGTCGAACTATGGGCCCATGAAAGGAGGTAACTTTGGTGGCAGGAACTCTGGTGGACCCTATAGTG
- the hnrnpa3 gene encoding heterogeneous nuclear ribonucleoprotein A3 isoform X2, protein MENRDAKEPEQLRKLFIGGLSFETTEESLRAHFEQWGSLTDCVVMRDPNSKRSRGFGFVTYSNVTEVDDAMKARPHKVDGRVVEPKRAVSREDSNKPGAHLTVKKIFVGGIKEDTEEYHIREYFEKYGKIECIDIMEERSTGKKRGFCFVTFDDHDTVDKIVAQKYHIINFHNCEVRKALSKQEMNTISSNRGRSGGSGNFMGRGGGNFGGSGNFGRGGYGGGRGGYADDFDNGPGGNYGGGPGYRGGGGGGYGGGGPGYGNQGGGFGGNCDGGYGGNSGGYGGGGNYNDFGNYGGQQSNYGPMKGGNFGGRNSGGPYSGGYGSGSGGGGGGGGYGSRRY, encoded by the exons ATGGAG AACCGCGATGCAAAGGAACCAGAGCAGCTCAGAAAACTCTTTATTGGAGGACTGAGTTTTGAAACGACAGAGGAGAGTCTACGGGCACATTTTGAGCAATGGGGGAGCCTCACAGACTGTGTG GTAATGAGGGATCCCAACAGCAAGCGGTCGAggggttttggttttgtcacaTATTCAAATGTGACCGAAGTAGACGATGCCATGAAAGCAAGACCACATAAAGTAGATGGTCGTGTTGTTGAACCCAAGAGGGCTGTGTCCAGAGAG GACTCAAACAAACCAGGTGCACATCTGACCGTTAAGAAAATCTTTGTCGGTGGGATCAAGGAGGACACAGAGGAATATCACATTCGGGAATATTTTGAGAAATACGGGAAGATTGAATGCATTGATATAATGGAAGAGCGCTCTACAGGGAAGAAGAGAGGATTCTGCTTCGTCACCTTCGATGACCATGACACTGTGGACAAGATTGTTG ccCAAAAATATCATATAATCAACTTCCATAACTGTGAAGTCAGAAAAGCTCtgtcaaaacaggaaatgaataCTATATCCAGTAACCGAG GCAGGAGTGGAGGATCAGGAAACTTCATGGGTAGAGGAGGTGGGAACTTTGGAGGCAGTGGAAACTTTGGACGAG GTGGTTATGGTGGAGGACGTGGTGGCTATGCGGATGACTTTGACAATG GTCCAGGAGGAAACTATGGCGGGGGGCCGGGCTACAGAGGAGGTGGAGGCGGCGGCTATGGGGGAGGTGGTCCAGGATATGGCAACCAGGGTGGAGGATTTGGTGGCAACTGTGACGGAGGTTATGGAGGCAATAGTGGAG GTTATGGAGGTGGTGGAAATTACAATGACTTTGGAAATTATGGGGGGCAGCAGTCGAACTATGGGCCCATGAAAGGAGGTAACTTTGGTGGCAGGAACTCTGGTGGACCCTATAGTG